The genomic stretch CACCCCCGCACCTCCGGCCTGACACTCCCGGTGTCTCCGGTGCCCCTACCCACCTTCGCGATCCTCCCGGCCATGGTCAGCGATGCCCGGTGCTGGTGGGCGGGGCTCTGCCGGGCCACGTCCACAGGAGGCGGGACAAGCTGCTCTAGCCCCGCCCCCAGCACGGGTCGAGTGGTGGTGCCAGAGAGGCCTGGGGCGGCCTGGAGCCATAGAGACGGGAGGGGGCGAGGGGTCGGTCTGGCCTGGGGCTGTGAGGGGCCAGACCCCCGTGCAGCCGcgggcagctccagcagggtGGGGTGCCCAGAGgcatccctgccccagggcttgCTGGGGGGTGAGGCGAGGGCAGCCTGCCCCACAGCTATCTGCCCAGAGGCCCTAGGTTGGCCCTTCCTACTTCTGGGGTGGGAGGGCTCCTTAGGGACCCCACCCCAAAAATGCAAAGCCTGGCACCAGGCAGAGGAGATCATAGAGTTCATGTAAGAGGGGCCAGACTcccctggagcagcaggaggtgctggggaggtgTGGGGCAGGCACACTCCGTGCTGTCAGGACAGGGGAGCACCATGGACCTCCTTTAGTGGCCACTGCTGGAGGGCCGAAAGGCAAGGTGGTCCATACCCCACCCCAGACAGCAGAGAAATGTGGAGGGAGGGACCCGGGGGGGGTCACACCACCTGGGCCTCCCCCTGGGGCATCAGGGTGACAAGGACAGGGAGCTTGAGCTGGTGCTTGAGGGGCTAGACTGTCCCTTGTCACCACAGGGGCCATGGAGAGGGGGCAGTTGGGTGGCTAGGATGCTCTACCCCACCTCCCAAAGGGTGCCTGCCTGAGGGGGTTGGTCCTCCAGTACCGGGGGCAGAGCAGGACTGGATGAGGGGACCGCATCCTGCCACGGGTGCCTGTGCCCAGCCCGCCCCTCACAGATGTCCCAGgcacccccccagctccagcccagctgatTTACGGGAAGCCTCGGCAGCCGCCTGCCGCCCTCCTTAATCTTTAACCAGCCAGGGTTAGATCTGGCCAGATCCCCCCTGCGCCCGGCTGGACACGCAGGGACCCGACCTGCCAGGCACCCAGGTGGGCCCAgcaccctcctcctgccccccacaCCCACCTCCTTGGGGGGCGTCAGACCGGGGTGCACAGGGTAGGGGTACAGGCGGTGCAGGGAATGGGAGcgcagggtgctggggtgaggggcaggtggggtgctgggagctggggtgggggtgctgggtgcttATCAAGCCCTTGACCTGTGCTTGCCCACCAGGATGGCCACCATGACGCTCTGGCTGCCCCTGGTGTGGTGGCTGGTGGCCACAGCCACGGCCACTGTCACCCAGGTAAGTATGGCCCAGAGACGTGGGCTCCTTGTGCCCGGGTGCCCCCACACCCACCCTCACCTCACCTGGGTgtccttgtgcccctcctcaCCCTGGTCCCCGTGCCCAGGTGCCATCCCCGGAGGCCCCTCCCAGCTGGCTGAAGCTGCTCAGACAGTTCCTGTCGCTGCTGGTGCCCCCCTGTCCCAACGCAGGCCCACCGGGAGATGTGGGGGCACCCATTCTGCCAGGGCCCCCCCCCGCTACCcacctgcaggagctgcctggccTGGATGCCCCCCTCAAGGCCGCAGACGCCCCCAGCCCCAAGGTGCCTGAAGGAGCCCCCGAGGAGCTGGGCACCGTGGCTCATGGCAGCACGGCAGCACCcacacccagcagcacccaggagcCCCCTGGCACCAGCGCCCCGCCGTGCCCTGGGGATGAGGAGCTGGCCGAGGTCTGTGGGACACCCACGGCGGAGCAGCGCACCGCCGTGGCCGAGGCGCTGGGCACCTTTGCCCTCCGCTTCTACCAGCGCATGGCAGAGGCCGTCCAGCCCGATGCCAACCTGCTCTTCTCTCCCCTCAACATCGCCATGGGGCTCTCCCATCTCCTGCTGGGTGAGGGGCTGCCACCGCCACCTGCATCGGCACTGCCGCAGGTTCTGCCATGGGTGCCGCTTTTGTTGCCACTGAGGGCACCGTCTGCGGCCCCATGGCCgtcccagcctggagcagcaggtgcacccatgggtgcctgGCTGAGCTTCTCCTGTGCCTGCAGGTGCCCGTGGTGAGACCCGTGAGCGCCTAGGTGCCATCCTGGTGTACCCACCGGAGCTGGGCTGCGTGCAaagtgccctgcagcagctcgcCAGCGTGCCTGGCCTCTTCTCTGCTGCACAGATCTTCCACCACCCAGGTGAGGCAGGTGCCTGGGCACTGGTGGCACCACCGATGCTGGCAGGCACGGGGCTGATGCCAGCTGTGCTACCGAGCAGGGCTGCACCTCCGGCCCCGCTTCCTCAACGAGTCATGGCACATCTATGGCACCCGCCCGTGGGAGCTGAGTGGCAACGAGAGCCTGGACCTGCTGCGCATCAACGCGTGGGTGCGCGAGGCCagccgggggctgctgcccagcctcctgcccacGTTGCCCCCCCAGTCccgcctgctgctgctcagtgccATCCACCTCCAGGGTATGACCCGGGGACAGGATCCCCCTGAGATCAGTGTGGGGCTGAGCCCGGGGTCCCCCCGTGTGGCCCCTCGGGTGCCCTCCGTCCCCCGCAGCCCCGGTGCCGTGTCCCTGCAGCCACCTGGCGCACGCCACTGAAGGCCAAGCAGACGGTGCCACTGCCCTTCCTGCGCCCGGGGCGCCCCCCTCGTCTGGTGCCCACCATGACCAGCAAGAAGTACCCGGTGGCCTCCTTCATCGACCCCCACCTGCAGGTCCAGGTACCTCCCATCAGCTGGGACCCCGCTGcttggtgctggggggctgtggcgtcgctgctgtggtgctggggcGGGTTAACAGGGTGTGATGTCGCTCCAGTGGCACTGAGGGTGCCAGGCTGTGAGGTCCCCGCGGTGGCACTGAGGACTAGTGGCTGTCCCACAGGTGGGGCGGATGGAGCTGAGCGGGGGGATGAgcctggtggtgctggtgccACAGGGCGCCCCGGGAGCACTGGGGACCCTGGAGCAAGCGCTGGATCCCCCTGCCTTCCGGGAGCTGCTGCGGCGGGCAGCCCGCACACCCCCCCGGgccactgccctggccctgccccgCCTGCGCCTCGACCGCGCCCTGGACGTGGTGGCCGTGGTCCACGACATGGGTAAGGCCACCaatcccctgccccagggcctGCCCGTGACATCACTGCTTGGGCTGGCAGGGCTAGGGGGTGATGTCTCTTTGGCATGGGTGGTGAGGTGCAATGATGTCACTCCCTATGGGATGTCACTGGCCCCTCCCCGATCCCTGTGTGGGTCCTTTTCCCCGGGGACCCCAATGTCCCTTAGTATCCCCAATGTTCCCCAGAGACCCCTATGTCCCCATGCCTTTAGTGTCCCCAGGGtcccccagcacctctgctgtctCTGGTCCCCAGTGTCTCCAACATCCCCCCAtctccctgctgtcccccacaTCCCTGAGTGTCCCCTAGTGCCCCCCATTGCCCCTAATGACCCTGGTATCCCTCGTGCACCCCTTGGTGTGTGTCCGtacccctgtgtccccagcgTCCCTTGTGTCCCCACGGGGTGACACTGAGGACTGGTGTCACAGACTACGGGCTGTTCCTGGATGCGGAGCTGtgtgggctggcacagggcCCGGCGGTGATGGTGGACGCTGTTCGGCACCGCGCAGTGCTGGCGCTGGACGAGGCCGGTGTGGAGGCGGCGAGCGCCATGGCTACCTCAGTGGCCCGCACAGCTCTGGTGCTGGAGGCCCTGCGCCCCTTCCTCTTCGTCCTCTGGCACGATGCCAGTGCCATCCCCCTCTTCATGGGCCGCCTCAGTGACCCCCAGCCCTgaccctgcctgcctgctgccctccctcctctcactgccctccctcctgcttcctctgctccctccttccctcccccccttcccttgtccttccttccatccctcCGTCTctctctccatccctccttttccttccctcccttccctctccctgcttcctcTCCTCCGCCCCCCCCTTCCATCTTACCCCCCttttcagccacctccagccccccacccttccctcttttccatccctccttcccatccctccctccagttctccctctctcccccttgCCCCCTCAACCCCCTATCCCGGGCAATGTGGAGTGTCAtgttcccccccttcccccccgtGTCTCAGTTTGCCCACCAGCTGGGGCCTGAGCCCCCAGTAAATGCACTGACCCACTGCACGGCTCCTGcctgtggggagaggaagggacaACCTGGGGGGGCATGCTGGGGCTACCAGGGACACCCCCATCCATGCCAGGGTGGGGGCCACTCCAGGGTACcaggggaggtggcagggccgggggcaggTCACACCCAGCACCTTcctacaaaacaaaagcctttatTGCCCTAGAAAAGCCCCCACGGCCCCTGCGTGCTGGTGATGGCACCGTGCCCCCCCAGGGGGCAGCACACCCCCCCGGGGGGCACCGACTGGCACCGGGCACCCTGGGGCACCAGGGAAGGCGCAGAGGCGGGGGGTACCCACTGGCAGCACCCCAGCGATGGTGCCCACCAGGgcaggggtgctgctgggtgggggTGCCCCtgccgtgccccccccccccgcccttcaGTCCCAGCCGTTCTCCTTCACCATGTGCGACATCTCGATGATGAACTTCCCCTCCTTGTACTTCTGGCTGCTCTCGAAGGCCTGCTCCTGGGGGGAGGCAGCGTGAGACCCCCTCCACGTGCCTCCAGCAGGGTGCCCGTGCCGCTGCCCCTaccatggggctggggtccctgggctgctgccaaCGGGTTTGgggtgcccagcccagcccagggatCTGGGGTGCCCGGGACAGTGCCCacaggggtgggggtgctggATGCAGGGGCACTCACGTATTTCCAGCCCAGGGTGGTCTTGCAGCTCTGGCAGAAGATGTCGGCCACCGAGTGCAGCCCCGTCAGCAGCAGCCGCTGCTCCGCCGGGCCACAGCCCACATTCACCCTGCGCCGGAGAGCAGGGGTGTGCCAccagcatggcacagcctggcccaGCATGGCCTGGCACAGCTCGGCATGGCTGTCccagcatggcacagcctggcatggCTCAGCCTGGCTCCGCTCAGCATGGCACTGCCTGGAACAGCCCAGTACATCTTAGCCTGGCACAGCCTAGCATGGCATAGCCTGGCTCAGCCCAGCATGGCAtggcctggcacagcccagcacagcctggcatggCTGTCCCAGCATGGCTTAGTCTGGCTCAGCCCAGaatggcacagcctggcacagcttAGCCTGGCACAGTCCGGCATGGCACAGCCTAGCATAGCCTGGCATGGCTGTCCCAGtatggcacagcctggctcagcCTGGCACGGCTTagcctggcacagcctggcatggcacggcatggcTCAGCCCAGCATGGTACAGCCTGACTTAGCAaggcacggcacagcacggctGAAATCGgccccccggcccgcagccccaggcagccccccgccgcccgcccccgcccggcggTACTCACACCGAATTGAACAGGTAGGCGCGGCCATGGCTGCCCTGGAAGGACTGTGGGGACACGCACAAGTCACCGGCTGCGCCCCTTGTCCCCCGGGGCCACCCGCGTCCCCCGCCCCGCTGCAGCGCCACCACGCAATGCGCCGGCCGGGgacaccgggggggggggaggggggcgcggAAACTCACCACCCCGGGGACACCGAGGGGGGGCACTCACAACCCCGGGGACACCGAGGGGGGGCACTCACCACCCCGGGGACACCGAGGGGGGGCGCACCACGGGGGGACAGCGGGGCGCCACGGGGGGACGTCGGCTGTCCCGATGCCGCCCTGGGacggagcccccagcccctgggacGTGGGGGACGGGGGTCCCCGCCGACccgggggcctgggggggcacCTTGGAGATGAGCTCCTCGTGGCGGGCCAGGTGGGCGCGGCAGTGCACGCAGCTGTAGGTGCGCTGGGAGCGCGGCAGGTAGCTGTGGAAGGTCCTGGGGGGCAGgtgggcggcggggggcaggcggcggcgggcggggggcatGGCGGGGGGCAGGGCcccgggggggcgcgggggggcggggggcaccgtGCACCCCCCGCAGAGCCGCTCGCAGGGGAAGCAGCGCAGCAGAGCGCCGAGAGCCGTCGTTCCTCCCGCGACAAGGTCGGGGGGGCGCCGTGGCCCCGGGCCCCCCCAGGTGAGAAGGAGGCGGAAAAGGGGGGCGGCCTGCAAAGAGTTAAATGGGGGTAGTGAGGGGGCGCGGCACTGACCgcccccccccatgcccccccccacgcccccagCTGAGCCGGGCCGGCTCACCGCAGGAGtggggggcagcgccggggagCGGGGGACACCGCCCcgtccctgctgtccccagggagaCCGGGtgggggaaggggcgggggaGAGGATGAGGGGGCCCCCCTAATAGGGTTTGGGAGTCCGGGGGAGTCGCGGGGGGGTAACGGGGGTCCCGGGGGTGGGTGGTGATGGGGGTCCCGGGGGGAAGATGGTGGTCTCGGGAGGGGTGatgggggtcccggggggggggtGATTGGGGGTCCCCGGTGGCCACACGGGGGTCCCGCGGGGCAGGAAGGGGGTCCGGGGGGATGCGGTGCCGGGCGGGGGAGGATGGGGGGCCCGGGGGCCGCTCACCACCCGCCGCTGTCctcgctgccgctgccgccgctgccgctgTCCACGGGGCGGGCGCCAGGCGGGGGCACCGGGCAGCCGAGGGGGGGGCCCTGCGTGCCCGGGGACTGCATCACGGCACCGTGACTCATCCCCCGCCGCCGCGACGTCACCGCCCGCACCCCGCGGCCGTGACGTCACCGCCCGGCACCTCCGACGtcagccccgccgccggggtGCGCTGCGGTCGCCGGTACCCGCGGCCCCCGTGTCTCCCCGGAGGCGCCCCCGGGCCGCACGCAGATGATACGCAAATcggggggggcaggcagcgtGCGCAGGGCGCGGCGTGCGAACGACCTGGACCCGGGGCCCGAGTCGGCGGGTGGCGGGGCCCGGCGCCAGGAGGCGACAACGAGGCGTGCGGTACGGGGCCCTGGGCGGTATGCAGATGAGATGCAAATGACCTCCGGGTGCCGCGCGCCACCGCCCCCCTGGTCCGTGCGTCACCACGTcacg from Falco rusticolus isolate bFalRus1 chromosome 10, bFalRus1.pri, whole genome shotgun sequence encodes the following:
- the SERPING1 gene encoding plasma protease C1 inhibitor; this encodes MATMTLWLPLVWWLVATATATVTQVPSPEAPPSWLKLLRQFLSLLVPPCPNAGPPGDVGAPILPGPPPATHLQELPGLDAPLKAADAPSPKVPEGAPEELGTVAHGSTAAPTPSSTQEPPGTSAPPCPGDEELAEVCGTPTAEQRTAVAEALGTFALRFYQRMAEAVQPDANLLFSPLNIAMGLSHLLLGARGETRERLGAILVYPPELGCVQSALQQLASVPGLFSAAQIFHHPGLHLRPRFLNESWHIYGTRPWELSGNESLDLLRINAWVREASRGLLPSLLPTLPPQSRLLLLSAIHLQATWRTPLKAKQTVPLPFLRPGRPPRLVPTMTSKKYPVASFIDPHLQVQVGRMELSGGMSLVVLVPQGAPGALGTLEQALDPPAFRELLRRAARTPPRATALALPRLRLDRALDVVAVVHDMDYGLFLDAELCGLAQGPAVMVDAVRHRAVLALDEAGVEAASAMATSVARTALVLEALRPFLFVLWHDASAIPLFMGRLSDPQP
- the YPEL4 gene encoding protein yippee-like 4 isoform X2, encoding MPPARRRLPPAAHLPPRTFHSYLPRSQRTYSCVHCRAHLARHEELISKSFQGSHGRAYLFNSVVNVGCGPAEQRLLLTGLHSVADIFCQSCKTTLGWKYEQAFESSQKYKEGKFIIEMSHMVKENGWD
- the YPEL4 gene encoding protein yippee-like 4 isoform X1; translation: MPPARRRLPPAAHLPPRTFHSYLPRSQRTYSCVHCRAHLARHEELISKSFQGSHGRAYLFNSVVNVGCGPAEQRLLLTGLHSVADIFCQSCKTTLGWKYVSAPASSTPTPVGTVPGTPDPWAGLGTPNPLAAAQGPQPHGRGSGTGTLLEARGGGLTLPPPRSRPSRAARSTRRGSSSSRCRTW